One segment of bacterium DNA contains the following:
- a CDS encoding Xaa-Pro peptidase family protein, whose product MGYLSRSVFQDRLARIREACDAADLAALAVLTPENFLYVSGYFLDVQPWERPVAAIVPRDGEPFLVMHELSTNHVRYAKEHASMWIPEVHFYAEHYRMQQRTYLTPQWPQMVADLLRRKGLIRGRVGVDSLGGPIMRLPDLLPGLQVVDAGRIPREMRMVKCEEELALIRQGAELSDWGQARYREHLAPGRPLAEIDTLVAHEMAAEAIRRFPDYKIEIRVSGLTGPNSACPHGISGDYGQVVERGHGIVNIVIPRLNGYVCENERTFFVGTPDREQANAFEAAVEAQAAAAEAFVAGAVAADVDAAAQRVFERRGFADRIIHRTGHGIGLAGHEHPDDIAFSYRPLVENEVWSCEPGIYLYGVGGFRHDDTVIVKKGRAEITTKYPRDLESQTVPAKGGR is encoded by the coding sequence ATGGGGTATCTCAGCCGCTCGGTGTTCCAGGACCGCCTCGCGCGCATCCGGGAGGCGTGTGATGCGGCGGACCTGGCGGCGCTCGCGGTGCTGACCCCGGAGAACTTCTTGTACGTCTCCGGATACTTCCTCGACGTCCAGCCGTGGGAACGCCCAGTGGCCGCCATCGTCCCCCGTGACGGCGAGCCGTTCCTGGTCATGCACGAGCTCTCCACCAACCACGTCCGATACGCGAAAGAGCACGCGTCAATGTGGATCCCGGAGGTCCACTTCTACGCGGAACATTACCGAATGCAGCAGCGGACGTATCTGACCCCGCAGTGGCCGCAGATGGTGGCCGACCTGCTGCGGCGCAAGGGCCTGATCCGAGGGCGGGTCGGCGTCGATAGCCTCGGCGGTCCCATCATGCGGCTCCCCGATCTGCTCCCCGGGTTGCAGGTCGTCGACGCGGGCCGCATTCCCCGGGAGATGCGGATGGTCAAGTGCGAAGAAGAGCTGGCCCTCATCCGCCAAGGGGCGGAGTTGAGCGATTGGGGTCAGGCCCGCTATCGCGAGCACCTGGCGCCGGGGCGGCCGCTCGCCGAAATCGATACCCTTGTCGCCCACGAGATGGCCGCCGAAGCGATCCGAAGGTTCCCGGACTACAAGATCGAGATCCGCGTCTCGGGGCTCACCGGGCCGAACTCGGCCTGCCCCCACGGGATCAGCGGCGATTACGGCCAGGTCGTTGAACGCGGGCACGGGATCGTGAACATCGTCATCCCGCGGCTCAACGGGTACGTGTGCGAGAACGAGCGCACGTTCTTCGTCGGGACGCCGGACAGGGAGCAGGCGAACGCGTTCGAGGCGGCGGTCGAGGCGCAGGCCGCAGCTGCGGAGGCGTTTGTGGCGGGCGCGGTGGCGGCCGACGTCGATGCCGCCGCGCAGCGGGTCTTCGAGCGGCGCGGGTTCGCCGACCGGATCATCCACCGGACGGGTCACGGCATCGGGCTCGCCGGGCACGAGCACCCCGACGACATTGCGTTCAGTTACCGGCCCCTCGTGGAGAACGAGGTCTGGTCGTGCGAGCCGGGGATCTACCTCTACGGCGTGGGCGGGTTCCGGCACGACGACACCGTGATCGTCAAGAAGGGGCGGGCGGAGATCACCACCAAGTATCCTCGGGATCTGGAGTCCCAGACGGTTCCGGCCAAGGGAGGGCGGTAG